The Roseibaca calidilacus genome has a window encoding:
- a CDS encoding LacI family DNA-binding transcriptional regulator — MPPYLPPQTARPLTLRDVSEASGVSEMTVSRVLRNRDDVSPATRDKVLAAAKALGYVPNKIAGALASQRVNLVGVIIPSLANMVFPEVLRGISAGLEDTGLQPVFGATDYLADREENVIYEMLSWRPSGVIVAGLEHTDAARAMLANAGIPIVEIMDIDGEAIDSVVGISHRRAGREMAQAILQAGYRRIGFLGTKVPDDFRARKRLEGFTEALAEAGLSLADTEDYAGGSSLAKGREMTQAMLQRSPDLDFLYYSNDMIGAGGLLYCLDQGLDVPGRLGLAGFNGLELLDGLRLKLATTDANRREIGLRAAQIVAGKPTDGLIGSQRIELDPILDPGETIRKRR; from the coding sequence TTGCCCCCATATCTGCCCCCTCAAACCGCCCGCCCCCTGACTCTGCGCGATGTGTCCGAGGCCAGTGGCGTCAGTGAAATGACCGTCAGCCGCGTCTTGCGCAACCGTGACGATGTTTCGCCCGCCACGCGCGACAAGGTTTTGGCCGCGGCCAAGGCGCTGGGCTATGTGCCCAACAAGATCGCAGGGGCGCTGGCGTCGCAGCGGGTGAATCTTGTGGGCGTTATCATCCCGTCGCTGGCCAATATGGTGTTTCCCGAAGTTCTGCGCGGCATTTCGGCGGGGCTGGAAGACACCGGGTTGCAACCGGTGTTCGGCGCGACGGATTATCTGGCGGACCGCGAGGAGAACGTGATCTATGAGATGCTGTCATGGCGGCCTTCGGGCGTGATCGTGGCGGGGTTGGAACATACCGATGCGGCGCGCGCCATGCTGGCCAATGCGGGCATCCCGATTGTCGAGATCATGGATATCGACGGCGAGGCGATTGATTCCGTTGTGGGCATTTCGCATCGCCGTGCCGGGCGTGAAATGGCGCAGGCCATCTTGCAGGCCGGGTATCGGCGAATCGGGTTTCTGGGCACCAAGGTGCCCGATGATTTCCGCGCGCGCAAACGTCTGGAAGGGTTTACCGAGGCCTTGGCGGAGGCGGGTCTGTCGCTGGCCGATACAGAGGATTACGCCGGCGGCTCGTCATTGGCCAAGGGGCGCGAGATGACCCAAGCCATGTTACAGCGTAGCCCAGATCTGGATTTTCTGTATTATTCCAATGATATGATCGGGGCAGGGGGGCTGCTTTACTGTCTGGATCAGGGGCTGGACGTGCCCGGCCGCTTGGGTTTGGCCGGGTTCAACGGGCTGGAACTGCTGGACGGTCTGCGCCTGAAACTGGCCACGACAGATGCCAACCGCCGCGAGATCGGGCTGCGCGCGGCGCAAATTGTTGCGGGCAAGCCGACCGATGGGCTGATCGGATCGCAACGCATCGAACTGGACCCCATCCTTGACCCCGGAGAGACCATCCGCAAACGCAGGTAA
- a CDS encoding HNH endonuclease: MDGDFRTDFVREPVALKQFPALVLNADYRPLSYYPLSLWPWQDAIKAVFLDRVDILAHYDEVVRSQRMEIQVPSVVVLREYVKPRKRVAFTRFNLFLRDEFACQYCGSRHDLTFDHVLPRKLGGVTSWENVVAACAPCNLRKGSKTLRECGMKLRQSPRQPDAEHLRNLGRRFPPNHLHESWLDYLYWDTELDA, from the coding sequence ATGGATGGTGATTTCAGGACTGATTTTGTGCGCGAGCCGGTGGCGTTGAAGCAGTTTCCGGCGCTTGTCTTGAACGCGGATTACCGGCCTTTGTCGTATTACCCGTTGTCGCTTTGGCCGTGGCAAGATGCCATCAAGGCCGTGTTTCTGGACCGGGTCGATATTTTGGCGCATTATGACGAGGTCGTGCGCAGCCAGCGGATGGAGATTCAGGTGCCCTCGGTGGTGGTGCTGCGCGAATATGTCAAGCCGCGCAAGCGCGTGGCCTTTACCCGGTTCAACTTGTTTTTGCGCGATGAGTTCGCGTGCCAGTATTGCGGCTCGCGCCATGACCTGACCTTTGACCATGTATTGCCGCGCAAGCTGGGGGGCGTGACAAGCTGGGAAAACGTTGTTGCGGCTTGTGCGCCGTGCAATCTGCGCAAAGGGTCCAAGACCTTGCGCGAATGCGGGATGAAGCTGCGCCAATCCCCGCGCCAGCCAGATGCGGAACATTTGCGCAATCTGGGGCGCAGGTTTCCGCCGAACCACCTGCATGAAAGCTGGCTGGACTACCTGTATTGGGACACCGAGCTTGACGCATAA
- the zwf gene encoding glucose-6-phosphate dehydrogenase, with amino-acid sequence MVARVIPVECFDLVIFGATGDLARRKILPGLYRRWKEGQIPEGCTIVGAARSELDADSFRDLVRSTLEEFLPAEEVLPDIVASFLDMLAYVTIDARGDTGWPELAALMRAGKVRAFYFSVAPALFGDIAKRLKERGIADRDSRIVVEKPFGKDLETARALNASLASYFQEDQIYRIDHYLGKETVQNLMAVRFANILFEPLWKAQYIDHVQITVAETVGVGGRGEYYDTSGAIRDMVQNHMMQLLCLIAMEPPNCFEPDAMRDEKLKVIRALDPVAPSEIVRGQYRGKGGDDYLTEAGNPDSRTESFVAMKLHVSNWRWKGTPFYLRTGKRLRARASEIAVTFKEPPHSIFGESNQWRANMLVIRLQPDEGMDLRVMIKEPGPGGMRLKDVALDMSFAEALGDDLDIPDAYERLIMDVIRGNQTLFMRGDEVEAAWGWVDPVIDMIEERGDVPEPYEPGSAGPEGSMMLMHRDGRRWREIR; translated from the coding sequence ATGGTCGCACGCGTCATTCCGGTTGAGTGTTTCGACCTGGTCATTTTCGGGGCGACGGGTGATCTGGCCCGGCGCAAAATCCTGCCGGGCCTCTATCGGCGCTGGAAAGAAGGGCAAATTCCCGAAGGGTGCACCATTGTGGGTGCGGCGCGCAGCGAGTTGGATGCGGACAGTTTTCGCGACCTTGTGCGCAGCACGCTCGAAGAATTCTTGCCGGCGGAGGAAGTGCTGCCAGATATTGTGGCCAGTTTTCTGGATATGCTGGCCTATGTCACCATAGATGCACGCGGCGATACCGGCTGGCCCGAATTGGCCGCGCTGATGCGGGCTGGCAAAGTGCGGGCGTTCTATTTCTCGGTCGCACCGGCCTTGTTCGGCGATATCGCCAAACGCCTGAAAGAGCGAGGGATTGCCGATCGTGACAGCCGGATCGTGGTTGAAAAGCCTTTTGGCAAGGATCTGGAAACCGCGCGCGCGCTGAACGCGTCGCTTGCCAGCTATTTTCAGGAAGACCAGATTTACCGGATCGACCATTATCTGGGCAAGGAAACCGTGCAGAACCTGATGGCGGTGCGTTTTGCCAATATCCTGTTCGAACCCTTGTGGAAGGCGCAATATATCGACCATGTGCAGATCACGGTGGCAGAAACCGTGGGCGTGGGCGGGCGCGGCGAATATTATGACACCTCTGGCGCGATCCGCGACATGGTGCAAAACCACATGATGCAGCTTTTGTGCCTGATCGCGATGGAGCCGCCGAATTGCTTTGAACCCGACGCCATGCGCGACGAGAAGCTTAAGGTCATTCGCGCGCTGGACCCGGTGGCGCCCAGCGAAATCGTGCGCGGGCAATATCGGGGGAAAGGTGGTGACGACTACCTGACCGAAGCCGGCAATCCCGACAGCCGCACCGAAAGCTTCGTAGCGATGAAGCTGCATGTGTCGAATTGGCGCTGGAAGGGCACGCCCTTTTATCTGCGCACGGGCAAGCGCCTGCGCGCCCGCGCATCCGAAATTGCCGTGACCTTCAAGGAACCGCCGCATTCCATTTTCGGCGAATCCAACCAGTGGCGCGCGAATATGCTGGTCATCCGTCTGCAACCCGACGAAGGCATGGATTTGCGCGTTATGATCAAGGAACCGGGTCCGGGCGGGATGCGGCTGAAAGATGTCGCCCTTGATATGAGCTTTGCCGAAGCGCTGGGCGACGATCTGGACATTCCCGACGCCTATGAGCGCCTTATCATGGATGTGATCCGTGGCAACCAGACGCTGTTCATGCGCGGGGACGAGGTGGAAGCGGCCTGGGGTTGGGTCGATCCGGTGATAGATATGATTGAAGAGCGCGGCGATGTGCCCGAACCCTACGAGCCGGGATCGGCCGGGCCGGAAGGGTCGATGATGCTGATGCATCGCGACGGACGCCGCTGGCGGGAGATCAGGTAA
- the pgl gene encoding 6-phosphogluconolactonase produces MEFHEYPDRDMMMLRVAQRIASELGETLRAADRATLSVPGGTTPGPVFDTLSGADLDWSRVSVMLNDERWVPEDNPRSNTALLRKRLLTGRAADAKLVPLYARAPRPEDALDALSDGIQPHLPISVLLLGMGADMHTASLFPGADKLAQAMAADAPSLMALRADAAGEPRITLTLPVLQAALRVHVLITGPEKRAALERARKLPPDQAPIAALLDHAQVHWAE; encoded by the coding sequence ATGGAATTTCACGAATACCCCGACCGCGACATGATGATGCTGCGCGTGGCGCAGCGCATCGCTTCAGAACTGGGCGAAACCCTGCGCGCGGCGGACCGTGCCACGCTGTCCGTGCCCGGCGGAACCACGCCCGGACCTGTGTTCGACACGCTGTCGGGGGCCGATCTGGACTGGTCGCGCGTGTCGGTCATGCTGAATGACGAACGCTGGGTGCCAGAGGACAATCCGCGGTCGAACACCGCGCTGCTGCGCAAACGCCTGCTGACGGGCCGCGCGGCTGACGCAAAGCTCGTGCCGCTTTATGCCCGTGCGCCTCGCCCCGAAGATGCGCTGGACGCGCTGTCAGACGGTATTCAGCCGCATTTGCCCATTTCGGTGCTGCTGCTGGGGATGGGTGCGGATATGCACACGGCAAGCCTGTTTCCCGGCGCCGACAAGCTGGCGCAAGCCATGGCCGCTGATGCGCCGTCACTGATGGCGCTGCGCGCGGATGCGGCGGGCGAGCCGCGCATCACCCTGACCCTGCCGGTGCTGCAAGCGGCTTTGCGGGTGCATGTGCTGATAACCGGCCCGGAGAAGCGCGCGGCCCTAGAGCGCGCGCGCAAACTGCCGCCCGATCAGGCCCCGATTGCGGCACTGTTGGATCATGCGCAGGTGCATTGGGCAGAGTGA
- the pgi gene encoding glucose-6-phosphate isomerase encodes MSTWNDLAKHQRATDTRHMLELFAEDANRAADFSIRAGEMLLDYSKTNIDATCRDMLIALAQAQGVAAKRDAMFAGEKINETEGRAVLHIAQRADDAAVIELDGVDVMPALRETRARAYAFAEAVRSGAFTGQGGRITDVVNIGIGGSDLGPAMATLALEPFHDGPRLHYVSNVDGAHIGDTLERLDPATTLVIVASKTFTTIETMTNAETARKWMAQKVADPAAQFAAVSTAADKTAAFGIAPERVFGFADWVGGRYSMWGPIGLGLMIAIGAVRFERFLAGARAMDAHFVEAPFAQNMPVMLALVGIWHNQLCGHATRAVLPYDQRLSRLPAYLQQLEMESNGKRVGMDGEDLGRQSGPVVWGEPGTNGQHAFYQLIHQGTRVVPCEFLLAAQGHEPDLAHQHRLLAANCLAQAEALMKGRSLDEARAIMAAKGLTGAELDRQARHRVFPGNRPSTMLLYPKLTPFTLGQIVALYEHRVFVEGVILGINSFDQWGVELGKELATALGPVLEGADASGKDGSTQALVGYLRTAGV; translated from the coding sequence ATGAGCACATGGAACGATTTGGCCAAGCACCAGCGCGCCACCGACACACGGCATATGCTGGAGCTGTTCGCCGAGGACGCGAACCGCGCAGCCGATTTCAGCATTCGAGCGGGCGAGATGCTGCTGGATTATTCCAAGACCAATATTGACGCCACATGCCGCGACATGCTGATCGCGCTGGCACAGGCGCAGGGCGTGGCTGCCAAGCGCGACGCGATGTTCGCGGGCGAGAAGATCAACGAGACCGAGGGCCGCGCCGTGCTGCATATCGCGCAGCGCGCCGATGATGCCGCCGTGATCGAGCTGGACGGTGTCGATGTCATGCCCGCGCTGCGCGAGACCCGCGCCCGCGCCTATGCCTTTGCCGAAGCCGTGCGCTCTGGCGCATTTACGGGGCAGGGCGGGCGGATTACCGATGTGGTCAATATCGGGATTGGCGGGTCCGACCTTGGCCCGGCCATGGCGACACTGGCGCTAGAGCCGTTCCATGACGGGCCGCGGCTGCACTATGTGTCCAATGTGGATGGCGCGCATATCGGCGACACGCTGGAGCGGCTGGACCCGGCCACGACCTTGGTGATCGTGGCCTCCAAGACCTTCACCACCATCGAGACGATGACCAATGCCGAAACCGCGCGCAAGTGGATGGCCCAGAAAGTGGCCGATCCTGCGGCCCAATTCGCCGCCGTGTCCACCGCCGCCGACAAGACCGCCGCTTTCGGTATCGCCCCTGAACGCGTGTTCGGCTTTGCCGATTGGGTCGGTGGGCGGTATTCCATGTGGGGGCCGATCGGGCTGGGCCTGATGATCGCGATTGGTGCGGTCCGGTTCGAGCGTTTTCTGGCCGGCGCGCGCGCGATGGACGCGCATTTCGTGGAAGCGCCCTTTGCGCAGAACATGCCGGTCATGCTCGCGCTGGTGGGCATCTGGCACAACCAGCTATGCGGCCATGCCACCCGCGCGGTGCTGCCCTATGACCAACGCCTGTCGCGGCTGCCCGCCTATCTGCAACAGTTGGAGATGGAGAGCAACGGCAAGCGCGTGGGCATGGATGGCGAAGACCTTGGCCGCCAGTCCGGCCCCGTGGTCTGGGGGGAGCCGGGCACCAATGGCCAGCACGCCTTTTACCAGTTGATCCACCAAGGCACGCGGGTCGTGCCCTGTGAATTTCTGCTGGCCGCCCAAGGGCATGAACCTGATTTGGCGCATCAGCACCGCTTGTTGGCCGCGAATTGCTTGGCACAGGCAGAGGCGTTGATGAAAGGCCGTTCGCTTGACGAAGCGCGCGCGATCATGGCTGCCAAGGGGCTGACAGGGGCCGAACTGGACCGACAGGCCCGCCACCGGGTGTTTCCGGGCAACCGCCCCTCGACCATGTTGCTATACCCCAAGCTGACGCCCTTCACGCTGGGTCAGATTGTGGCGCTCTATGAACACCGGGTGTTCGTGGAAGGGGTGATTCTGGGCATCAATTCGTTCGACCAATGGGGGGTCGAACTGGGCAAGGAATTGGCGACCGCGCTTGGCCCGGTGCTGGAAGGTGCCGACGCGTCGGGCAAGGACGGGTCAACCCAAGCCCTTGTGGGATATCTGCGCACGGCCGGGGTGTAA